The following coding sequences are from one Gemmatimonadota bacterium window:
- a CDS encoding ABC transporter ATP-binding protein, translated as MIVTRGVVKRFGRRTVLAGLDAEIRTGRITALVGPNGAGKTTFLKVLLGLARPTAGQVAIDGVILDGGPEYRAQIGYMPQIVHFPAHLRGSDLMTMVTALRGGTTQPDLSLAEAFDLGATMRRPLGELSGGTRQKINAVLAFAFAPKLLILDEPTAGLDPLAARVLKDRILAERARGTTVLITSHVLPELEELADDVLFLVEGKAAWAGAVKALTHGTGERTLERAVARLLGGGVRLAVA; from the coding sequence ATGATCGTCACGCGTGGGGTGGTGAAGCGGTTTGGTCGGCGCACGGTGCTGGCCGGGCTCGACGCCGAGATCAGGACGGGGCGGATCACCGCGCTCGTCGGACCGAACGGCGCGGGGAAGACCACCTTCCTCAAGGTGCTGCTGGGGCTCGCGCGGCCAACGGCCGGGCAGGTCGCCATCGACGGCGTGATCCTGGATGGCGGCCCTGAATACCGGGCGCAGATCGGCTACATGCCGCAGATCGTCCACTTCCCGGCGCACCTGCGCGGCAGCGATCTGATGACGATGGTGACTGCGCTGCGCGGCGGCACAACGCAGCCCGATCTCTCGCTGGCCGAGGCGTTCGACCTCGGTGCCACGATGCGTCGGCCGCTTGGCGAACTCTCCGGCGGGACGCGGCAGAAGATCAATGCCGTGTTGGCCTTCGCCTTTGCGCCGAAGCTGCTCATCCTCGATGAACCGACGGCCGGTCTTGATCCGCTCGCAGCGCGGGTACTCAAGGACCGGATCCTCGCCGAGCGGGCGCGGGGCACGACGGTGCTGATCACTTCGCACGTCCTGCCGGAACTCGAAGAGCTGGCCGACGATGTCCTCTTCCTCGTCGAGGGGAAGGCGGCGTGGGCGGGTGCGGTGAAGGCGCTGACGCATGGCACCGGCGAGCGGACGCTCGAACGCGCGGTCGCGCGGCTCCTCGGCGGCGGCGTCCGCCTGGCGGTCGCATGA
- a CDS encoding nitrous oxide reductase family maturation protein NosD, with protein sequence MLILAALLAVQGPLLVAPDGPYRSIAAAVAAAPDGGTVRVAAGVWRGPVLQLDRPVTLVGDAGAILDGEGSHEIVVIRAPYVTLRGLTFRNTGRSYHEDRAAVHVDSASSCTIEDSRFDDTFFAIYLAQTEGCVVRRNVVTGRPSTETATGNAIHSWGSRNLTIEDNRVSGHRDGIYLEFTRHAAVRRNVSERNFRYGLHFMYSDSSAYEGNRFQHNGSGVAVMYSHVVRMAQNHFLANRGATAYGLLLKEIADVTLIGNDFTGNTTGLLADGAERLEASGNHFTGNGWAVRLLASTSGGRFTDNHFAGNTFDVAVNARTVDAEFVGNWWDAYRGWDLDHDGTGDVPHHPVRLFALLVERAPAALMLQRALFVRVLDAAERVVPALTPAQVVDRAPRVSRGRGSE encoded by the coding sequence ATGCTGATCCTCGCCGCGCTCCTCGCCGTGCAGGGGCCGCTGCTGGTGGCGCCGGACGGACCCTACCGCAGCATTGCGGCGGCGGTCGCGGCGGCGCCTGATGGCGGCACGGTGCGGGTGGCGGCCGGGGTGTGGCGCGGGCCCGTGCTCCAGCTGGACCGGCCGGTGACACTCGTCGGTGACGCCGGCGCAATCCTCGACGGCGAGGGGTCGCACGAGATCGTGGTGATCCGCGCGCCGTACGTGACGCTGCGCGGCCTCACCTTCCGCAACACCGGCCGCTCGTACCACGAGGACCGCGCGGCGGTGCACGTCGACAGCGCCTCGAGCTGCACCATCGAAGACAGTCGCTTCGACGACACCTTCTTCGCGATCTACCTGGCCCAGACCGAGGGCTGCGTGGTGCGGCGCAACGTGGTGACGGGGCGCCCCTCCACCGAAACGGCCACAGGCAACGCGATCCATTCCTGGGGGTCGCGCAATCTGACGATCGAGGACAACCGGGTCAGCGGCCATCGCGACGGGATCTATCTGGAGTTCACTCGCCACGCCGCCGTGCGGCGCAACGTGAGCGAGCGGAACTTCCGCTACGGCCTCCACTTCATGTATTCCGACTCCTCGGCGTACGAGGGAAACCGCTTCCAGCACAACGGCAGCGGCGTGGCGGTGATGTACTCGCACGTGGTGCGGATGGCGCAGAATCACTTCCTCGCCAATCGTGGTGCCACGGCCTACGGGCTGCTGTTGAAGGAGATCGCCGACGTCACGCTCATCGGCAACGACTTCACCGGCAACACCACCGGATTGCTGGCCGACGGCGCCGAGCGATTGGAGGCCAGCGGCAATCACTTCACCGGCAACGGCTGGGCGGTGCGGCTGCTGGCGAGTACCAGCGGTGGGCGCTTCACGGACAATCACTTCGCCGGCAACACCTTCGACGTCGCGGTGAATGCGCGCACGGTCGATGCCGAGTTTGTCGGCAACTGGTGGGATGCGTATCGCGGTTGGGACCTCGACCACGACGGCACCGGCGACGTGCCGCACCATCCGGTGCGGCTCTTCGCGCTGCTCGTGGAGCGGGCCCCGGCGGCGCTGATGCTGCAGCGGGCGCTCTTTGTCCGGGTGCTCGATGCGGCGGAGCGGGTGGTGCCGGCACTGACGCCGGCGCAGGTCGTCGACCGCGCCCCGCGCGTGTCGCGGGGCAGGGGGAGCGAATGA
- a CDS encoding ABC transporter permease subunit — protein MNTALRVLPPVLRDALRGRWLVGLLATLLLIGELLLRFSGGGATTRVSLLDVVLILTPLIGLVVGTMQVHHAREMTELLLAQPIARRTLFVALYLGTALPLAAVVVVGLLAPFLWHGMLLGDALVPMLALAGAAAGLAMLSTALAFVIALGADDKVRALGIALGVWLVTAVLWDGVLLLLALLFGDRPIELPMLVMLALNPFDLARVLLLLGSDAAALLGYTGAVVQRSLGSSGGRVMLVSLLALWLVVPCVIAARSFARKDF, from the coding sequence ATGAACACCGCCCTCCGCGTCCTGCCACCCGTACTGCGTGACGCCCTCCGTGGTCGCTGGCTGGTCGGTCTCCTCGCCACGCTGCTGCTGATCGGCGAGCTGCTGCTGCGCTTCAGTGGCGGCGGCGCCACGACGCGCGTCTCGCTGCTCGACGTGGTGTTGATCCTCACGCCGTTGATCGGACTGGTGGTCGGCACGATGCAGGTCCACCATGCGCGCGAGATGACCGAGCTGCTGCTGGCACAGCCTATTGCCCGCCGCACGCTCTTCGTCGCGCTCTACCTCGGCACTGCGCTGCCGTTGGCGGCGGTGGTGGTGGTCGGGCTGCTCGCGCCGTTCCTCTGGCACGGCATGCTCCTGGGCGACGCCCTGGTGCCGATGCTGGCGCTGGCTGGCGCTGCCGCTGGGCTCGCCATGCTTTCCACCGCACTGGCCTTCGTGATCGCGCTCGGGGCCGACGACAAGGTGCGGGCGCTGGGGATTGCGCTCGGGGTCTGGCTGGTGACGGCGGTGCTCTGGGATGGGGTGCTGCTGCTGTTGGCGCTGCTCTTCGGCGATCGTCCCATCGAGCTGCCGATGCTGGTCATGCTCGCCCTCAATCCGTTCGATCTCGCGCGGGTCCTCCTCCTCCTCGGCAGCGACGCCGCCGCTCTCCTCGGCTACACCGGGGCGGTGGTGCAGCGGAGCCTGGGGAGCAGCGGTGGCCGCGTGATGCTGGTGTCGTTGCTCGCCCTGTGGCTGGTGGTTCCCTGCGTGATTGCGGCGCGAAGCTTCGCCCGCAAAGACTTCTGA